The following proteins are encoded in a genomic region of Paenibacillus sp. FSL R7-0273:
- a CDS encoding UDP-N-acetylmuramoyl-L-alanyl-D-glutamate--2,6-diaminopimelate ligase: MKLKELSACLAASRLQGDGETEIMNLQADSRKVKPGDLFICLPGFTVDGHDYAPQAAASGAAALVVERKLEIDLPQLIVDDCRFAMSVLGNAFFSSPSSRMKVIGVTGTNGKTTTTYLIERIMSDHGLKTGLIGTIQLQYDGQVYPASGTTQESLELQRTLNDMALKGVECCVMEVSSHALEQGRVKGTDYRTAIFTNLTQDHLDYHHTMEEYRAAKGLFFSRLGNVISPWKEERKYAVLNADDEASAYFAAQTAAEVITYGIDSNANVRASQISITAKGTFFHVDTFKGEADISLRMVGKFNVYNALAAITAVLLEDIPLDEIKASLESVAGVAGRVESVDEGQDFAVVVDYAHTPDGLENVLKAVCEFAGGKVLTVFGCGGDRDKTKRPLMGKIAAKYSDHVFVTSDNPRTEDPLLILQDIEAGLREDGVPQERYETVPDRREAIRNAIEMASPGDVVLIAGKGHETYQLIGGVVHDFDDRLVAKEVIRGRSY; encoded by the coding sequence ATGAAATTGAAAGAATTATCTGCTTGCCTTGCGGCTTCACGCCTGCAGGGAGACGGGGAAACTGAGATTATGAATCTTCAGGCGGATTCCCGGAAGGTAAAGCCCGGCGATTTGTTTATCTGCCTGCCTGGCTTTACGGTGGACGGACATGATTACGCACCGCAGGCGGCGGCCTCCGGTGCTGCGGCGCTGGTTGTAGAACGCAAACTTGAAATAGATCTGCCGCAGCTGATTGTTGATGACTGCCGGTTCGCCATGTCCGTGCTGGGCAATGCATTCTTCAGCTCGCCTAGCAGCAGGATGAAAGTGATCGGAGTTACAGGGACTAACGGCAAGACGACGACGACGTATCTGATAGAGCGTATTATGTCTGACCATGGACTGAAAACCGGGCTGATCGGTACGATCCAGCTGCAGTATGACGGTCAGGTCTATCCTGCCTCCGGTACAACCCAGGAGTCACTGGAGCTGCAGCGCACACTTAATGATATGGCGCTGAAGGGTGTGGAGTGCTGTGTCATGGAAGTATCCTCACATGCGCTTGAGCAGGGGCGTGTAAAGGGTACGGACTACCGTACGGCTATTTTTACGAACCTGACCCAGGATCATCTGGATTACCATCATACGATGGAGGAGTACCGTGCCGCGAAGGGGCTGTTCTTCTCACGGCTGGGCAATGTCATTTCGCCATGGAAGGAAGAACGGAAATATGCGGTGCTGAATGCCGATGATGAGGCCAGTGCCTATTTTGCCGCCCAGACTGCAGCGGAAGTGATTACATACGGCATTGACAGCAATGCCAATGTCAGGGCATCACAAATTTCCATCACAGCAAAAGGAACATTTTTCCATGTGGATACGTTTAAGGGAGAGGCAGATATTTCGCTGCGGATGGTAGGCAAGTTCAATGTGTATAATGCGCTGGCTGCTATAACCGCAGTACTGCTGGAAGATATACCGCTGGATGAAATTAAAGCAAGCCTTGAATCGGTGGCCGGGGTGGCCGGACGTGTGGAGTCGGTGGATGAAGGCCAGGACTTTGCAGTCGTTGTTGACTATGCCCATACGCCGGACGGTCTGGAGAATGTGCTGAAAGCCGTCTGCGAGTTCGCCGGCGGGAAGGTGCTGACTGTGTTCGGCTGCGGCGGGGACCGGGATAAGACAAAACGTCCGCTTATGGGTAAAATCGCCGCAAAATACAGCGATCATGTTTTTGTGACATCGGATAACCCGCGGACAGAGGACCCGCTTCTGATCCTGCAGGATATTGAAGCCGGGCTAAGAGAAGACGGAGTTCCGCAAGAGCGTTATGAGACGGTTCCGGACCGCCGGGAAGCTATCAGAAATGCTATTGAAATGGCAAGCCCCGGCGATGTAGTATTGATTGCGGGGAAAGGTCATGAGACCTACCAGCTGATCGGCGGAGTGGTGCATGATTTCGATGACCGCCTTGTCGCCAAAGAAGTTATAAGGGGCCGAAGCTATTGA
- a CDS encoding stage V sporulation protein D codes for MKVSKVVTRRRMLWTLLGLVVLFGSLAVRLAYVQLYQGEKLSAKAEESWRRNIPYTAKRGEIVDREGVALAYNISSPTVYAVPVQVKDKQKTAQQLAPLLGMTEEKLVTLMSKRAMSVKLQPGGRKITMELAASIRDLQLPGIVVAEDNKRYYPYGDLAAHILGFTGIDNQGITGIESIYDKLLQGIEGNISYLSDAGGRLMPGSSEKYSEPKEGLSLQLTIDKQIQSIMERELDQAMVKYQAQGAWSIAMNPKNGEILAMASRPGYEPGSYKEYDAEVYNRNLPIWMTYEPGSTFKIITLAAALEEKKVDLQNEQFFDPGYVEVGGAKLRCWKKGGHGSQTFLQVVENSCNPGFVALGQRLGKETLFQYIRDFGFGTKTGIDLNGEASGILFKLSQVGPVELATTAFGQGVSVTPIQQIAAVSAAINGGKLYTPHVAKAWINPETGETVSEVQPKEVRQVISEETSKKVRAALESVVAKGTGRPAFIDGYRVGGKTGTAQKVVNGRYSPTEHIVSFIGFAPADDPQIVVYTAVDNPKGIQFGGVVAAPIVQNILEDSLHYLKVPERKDQLPKTYKYGETPIVTVPDLTGATVQDIYEDLNMNFTLARSGTGDTVINQAPKAGARVEQGSTIRIYMGTSSQ; via the coding sequence ATGAAGGTTTCGAAGGTGGTAACCCGGCGGAGAATGCTGTGGACCCTGCTGGGCCTGGTTGTATTGTTCGGATCGCTGGCCGTACGTCTCGCCTACGTGCAGCTATATCAGGGCGAGAAGCTGAGTGCCAAGGCGGAAGAGTCGTGGCGCCGCAATATACCGTATACCGCAAAGCGGGGAGAGATTGTTGACCGGGAAGGTGTGGCACTAGCCTATAACATCAGCTCTCCTACGGTTTATGCGGTTCCTGTACAGGTAAAGGATAAGCAGAAGACGGCACAGCAGCTGGCTCCGCTCCTTGGGATGACCGAGGAGAAGCTGGTAACTTTGATGTCCAAACGTGCGATGTCGGTGAAGCTACAGCCCGGCGGCCGCAAAATTACGATGGAGCTTGCCGCGAGCATCCGTGATTTGCAGCTGCCGGGCATCGTTGTGGCTGAGGATAACAAACGTTATTATCCCTACGGCGACCTGGCAGCACATATTCTCGGGTTCACCGGAATTGATAATCAGGGAATTACCGGAATCGAGAGCATCTACGATAAGCTGCTGCAGGGAATTGAGGGCAATATCTCCTATCTGTCCGATGCGGGCGGCAGGCTGATGCCGGGCTCCTCCGAGAAATATTCCGAGCCGAAGGAAGGTCTCAGCCTGCAGCTCACGATCGATAAGCAGATCCAGTCGATTATGGAACGGGAGCTGGATCAGGCGATGGTGAAATACCAGGCCCAGGGGGCATGGTCGATTGCCATGAACCCGAAGAACGGGGAGATTCTGGCGATGGCCAGCCGGCCGGGCTATGAGCCGGGCTCCTATAAGGAATATGATGCCGAGGTCTATAACCGCAACCTGCCGATCTGGATGACCTATGAACCGGGCTCCACCTTCAAAATCATTACGCTCGCTGCTGCGCTGGAGGAAAAAAAGGTTGATCTGCAGAACGAGCAGTTTTTTGATCCGGGATATGTGGAGGTTGGAGGAGCCAAGCTGCGCTGCTGGAAAAAGGGCGGCCACGGCAGCCAGACGTTTCTTCAGGTGGTCGAGAATTCCTGCAACCCGGGCTTTGTTGCACTGGGGCAGCGGCTAGGCAAAGAGACACTGTTCCAATACATTCGTGATTTTGGCTTCGGAACGAAGACCGGGATTGATCTGAACGGGGAAGCGAGCGGTATCCTGTTCAAGCTGTCCCAGGTGGGCCCGGTGGAGCTGGCCACGACAGCTTTCGGCCAAGGGGTCTCGGTGACTCCGATTCAGCAGATTGCTGCGGTTTCGGCAGCGATTAACGGAGGGAAGCTGTATACCCCCCATGTGGCCAAAGCCTGGATTAATCCGGAAACAGGGGAGACGGTGTCCGAGGTCCAGCCCAAGGAGGTCCGGCAGGTCATTTCGGAGGAAACCTCCAAAAAGGTGCGCGCTGCCCTTGAGAGCGTGGTTGCCAAAGGCACCGGCCGGCCGGCTTTTATCGACGGCTACCGGGTGGGAGGCAAGACAGGGACAGCACAAAAAGTAGTGAACGGACGTTATTCTCCGACAGAGCATATCGTCTCCTTTATCGGCTTTGCTCCTGCAGATGACCCGCAGATTGTAGTATATACGGCAGTGGATAATCCTAAGGGGATACAGTTCGGCGGTGTTGTAGCTGCTCCGATCGTCCAGAATATTCTGGAGGATTCACTGCATTATCTGAAGGTGCCGGAACGCAAGGATCAGCTTCCCAAAACCTATAAATATGGTGAAACTCCGATTGTTACGGTTCCTGATCTTACAGGGGCGACAGTCCAGGACATTTATGAGGACCTGAACATGAACTTTACGCTTGCCCGTTCCGGCACCGGAGATACAGTCATTAATCAGGCTCCAAAAGCGGGAGCAAGAGTTGAACAAGGTTCAACAATCAGGATTTATATGGGTACTTCCAGTCAATGA